In Paenibacillus stellifer, the DNA window CCGTAGACCGTGGCGTACGTATCGTTGCCGGCGAAGAAGTCCAGAGCGGCCCCTGTCGTGAAATCAAGCAGGTTCAGCGACACATAGCCGTCATACAGGTCCCCCGGCGCCGTTCCCGAAGTCCGGGCGCGTATTTGGAGCTCGAATGAGATTTCACCCGCCTCGGGAACGTCGAACTCCTCGGCGGAATAATACATATGCTTCGCGTTGTCCAAAATCTGCACCTGATGGTGCTGGCGGCTGAGCGGGGCCCGCACATACAGGATGCCGCCGCGCACGATGACGACGGCGTTCGGCTCCCGGTATGCCCAGAACGAGCCGTCCGGCAGAGCGAAGCCCCCGGTCTTCCAAACCTCGCCTTCATTCAGAATGGTATGAAAATCGCCGATAACCCGCTTTTCCATCGTCTTCATCTTCTTTCCGTATAATGTAAGTTAGCATTTATGTTTCCCGATCAGGCTAGCTCCAATAGTTCCCGACAAGACCCTGAATAAGAAGGGCGGCGGCCATAATGGTGCCGCAGCGGATCGACGCTTGCCGCGAAGCGCCCATGAGCGGCAGATAGGCGGGAGAAGCGTTATGCCGCTTCAGCCCGCGGTAGACGCCGATCGGCCGAATCGCAGTAAGCAGCGCAAGCAGCGCGTAGACAGGCAGCACCCCGATGCCGACGCAGACGACAAGCGAGACGTAGGCCGTGTACAGCAGAATGCGCGAGAAGACCAGCGCCCGCGCTTCGCCGAGCACGACGACAAGCGTCTGCTTGCCGGCCTGCTTGTCCGCACTCCAATGCAGGAAGTGGTGATTGAACAGCAGCAGCGTCGTCAGCAGACCGACGGGCAGCGACAGAAGCACCGGCTTGATTCCGAAATGCCCGGTCTGCACGAAATACGAGCCGAGCACGGGCATCAGGCCGAACGCGACGAAAATCGCCAGTTCGCTGTATCCCTTGCCCCGGTAACCGAAGCGCAGCGGGGGCGCCACATAGAAATAGGCCAGCAAGGCCCCTCCGGCGACGAACCACAGCACCTGCCAGCCCGCATAGAACGCCAGCGCCGCCCCGCATAGAACGGCAAGCAGAAGCAGCCCCCAGGTCAGCAGCGCGAATCTCCGCTCGGAGATCAGCCCGCCGGACAGGAAGCCTGAATTGGTCGTAATAACGCCGGGTGTATTCTTCGCCTCCATATCCGCGCCGCTGCGATAGTCCCACAGATCATTCACCATATTGGAGAACAGGTGGGCCGCAGCAGCGCCGATAAAGGTGAGGATAAATAAAAAAGGATGAAACACATCCTCCCAGACAAAAGCTCCCAGCGCCCCGAGAACAACCGGCACGATCATTACAGGAATGACGCCGAACCGGGAGGCTTTTTTGAAAAATGTCCATTTATTCATTGCCATAACTCTCTCCTTCAGGCCTTATCCTGCTGCCAGTTAAGAATAATTCCAATCTACCTCATTATACACGCCCCTCCGAACGAATGTCACAATTTCCACCAAATTTCGACGGCATACGAGAATTCCAAGGATAGGCAAGCCCAGGACGATGTGATATGATTAGCTGCTGGTACGCCTGCAACACTAAATCTGTGGAGTTCGTGCGACGCTGTTCGCGCTGTAGAAGCGGTTGAATTCCTTACTGTTAGGCGTGAACGCGTACTGGAATCATAATATTGATAAAATGGAGGCTTTATTGTTCATGTCATCGCAACCCTCGTCATCCCGTTCCGCCAAAACGGCCGACGGCACGAACCACCACCCGGCGGCCCAGCCGGTCAAGATCGTTACCGCCGATCCCGGCGCAATCGGCCTGTTCGGTCTCGCCATCGTGACCCTGGTCGCATCCTCGCAAAAGCTTGAAATCACAAGCGGCCTCAGCTATGTGATTCCCTGGGCAGTCTTCCTTGGCGCTTTCGCCCAGCTCTTCGCCAGCATTCAGGATGCGAAGCATAACAACACCTTCGGCATGACCGCCTTCGCCGCTTACGCCTTCTTCTGGTTCGGCATGGCGGGAAGCTGGCTGATCAAGCTCGGCGTGTTCGGAACCG includes these proteins:
- a CDS encoding DUF6081 family protein, producing MEKRVIGDFHTILNEGEVWKTGGFALPDGSFWAYREPNAVVIVRGGILYVRAPLSRQHHQVQILDNAKHMYYSAEEFDVPEAGEISFELQIRARTSGTAPGDLYDGYVSLNLLDFTTGAALDFFAGNDTYATVYGILPFPGVTVPETDRTKYFCIFREDTDFKPREFNTYKITYHRGKDEAVFFLNGREVRRETGIPVKLNKFTVALGIMTEKDLSPEGSVSVHGQTVIGEWTPVTITTSTITTSEE
- a CDS encoding prenyltransferase produces the protein MNKWTFFKKASRFGVIPVMIVPVVLGALGAFVWEDVFHPFLFILTFIGAAAAHLFSNMVNDLWDYRSGADMEAKNTPGVITTNSGFLSGGLISERRFALLTWGLLLLAVLCGAALAFYAGWQVLWFVAGGALLAYFYVAPPLRFGYRGKGYSELAIFVAFGLMPVLGSYFVQTGHFGIKPVLLSLPVGLLTTLLLFNHHFLHWSADKQAGKQTLVVVLGEARALVFSRILLYTAYVSLVVCVGIGVLPVYALLALLTAIRPIGVYRGLKRHNASPAYLPLMGASRQASIRCGTIMAAALLIQGLVGNYWS
- a CDS encoding acetate uptake transporter, with translation MSSQPSSSRSAKTADGTNHHPAAQPVKIVTADPGAIGLFGLAIVTLVASSQKLEITSGLSYVIPWAVFLGAFAQLFASIQDAKHNNTFGMTAFAAYAFFWFGMAGSWLIKLGVFGTALAEAVDPKQLGFVFLGYLVFTLFMTLGATEANKVLLLIFALIDLLFLGLTFDSFGIAAEAFHKLAAISELCIGIVSLYGCGASVLNAHFGRVFLPMGAPLRIFKK